The Micromonospora krabiensis genome window below encodes:
- a CDS encoding DUF58 domain-containing protein gives MTWRAALLLAVGALTLPLWPSPFAGVLVMTGAVLALVLVDRLLAVSPREVVADREGDRAVRLGGSATVALRLTNTSGRTLRAQVRDAWVPSAGALPDTPPRQLLTVEPGDSVLLPSRLTPTRRGDRPAVALTVRSYGPLRLAFRQRAGRPAMPPWTLRVLPRFDSRRHLPEKLARLRVIDGIQVTRGRGQGTEFDTLREYVVGDDVRSIDWRASARQSDVLVRTWRPERDRRLVCVLDTGRTSAVRVGDEPRLDTAIDAALLLTALASRAGDRVDLLAADTAVRATVTGTGRPALLPRLVHALAPLQPAMVETDFELIAGEVLRRQRQRSLVVLFTALEAGALGEGLLPVLPRLAARHRVLIAATHDPVLSALTTRAPARVEDAYAAAAGWRALAERDRVRAALSRHGVTVVDAPAGALATTLADAYLRLKSRAQL, from the coding sequence ATGACCTGGCGGGCGGCGCTGCTGCTGGCGGTCGGGGCGCTGACCCTGCCGCTGTGGCCGTCGCCGTTCGCCGGTGTGCTGGTGATGACCGGCGCGGTGCTGGCCCTGGTGCTGGTGGACCGCCTGCTGGCGGTCTCGCCCCGGGAGGTCGTCGCGGACCGTGAGGGCGACCGCGCGGTCCGGCTCGGCGGCAGCGCCACCGTCGCGCTCCGGCTCACCAACACCTCCGGGCGTACGCTGCGCGCCCAGGTGCGGGACGCGTGGGTGCCGTCGGCCGGCGCCCTCCCGGACACGCCGCCCCGGCAGCTGCTCACCGTCGAGCCGGGCGACTCGGTGCTGCTGCCCAGCCGGCTGACCCCCACCCGCCGGGGTGACCGGCCCGCCGTCGCGCTGACCGTACGCTCCTACGGGCCGCTGCGGCTCGCATTCCGTCAGCGCGCCGGGCGGCCGGCCATGCCACCGTGGACGCTGCGGGTGCTGCCCCGCTTCGACTCCCGCCGGCACCTGCCGGAGAAGCTGGCCCGGCTGCGGGTGATCGACGGCATCCAGGTCACCCGGGGGCGCGGGCAGGGCACCGAGTTCGACACGCTGCGCGAGTACGTGGTCGGCGACGACGTCCGGTCGATCGACTGGCGGGCCAGCGCCCGGCAGTCGGACGTGCTGGTGCGTACGTGGCGGCCGGAGCGGGACCGGCGGCTCGTGTGCGTACTCGACACCGGGCGCACCTCCGCCGTGCGCGTCGGCGACGAGCCCCGGCTGGATACCGCGATCGACGCGGCGCTGTTGCTCACCGCGTTGGCGTCCCGCGCGGGTGACCGGGTCGACCTGCTCGCCGCGGACACGGCGGTGCGGGCCACGGTCACCGGCACCGGTCGGCCGGCGCTGCTGCCCCGGCTGGTGCACGCGCTCGCCCCGCTCCAGCCGGCGATGGTGGAGACGGACTTCGAGCTGATCGCCGGTGAGGTGCTGCGCCGGCAGCGGCAGCGCAGCCTGGTGGTGCTCTTCACCGCCCTGGAGGCGGGTGCGCTCGGCGAGGGGTTGCTGCCGGTGCTGCCCCGGCTGGCGGCGCGTCACCGGGTGCTGATCGCGGCGACCCACGACCCGGTGCTGTCGGCGCTGACGACCCGCGCCCCGGCCCGGGTGGAGGACGCGTATGCGGCGGCGGCCGGATGGCGTGCGCTGGCCGAGCGGGACCGGGTCCGCGCCGCGCTGAGCCGGCACGGCGTCACCGTGGTCGACGCCCCGGCTGGCGCGCTGGCGACGACCCTCGCCGACGCCTACCTACGCCTGAAGTCCCGAGCCCAACTCTGA